The Macaca nemestrina isolate mMacNem1 chromosome 1, mMacNem.hap1, whole genome shotgun sequence genome contains the following window.
TTGCGCAAAGCGCTGTGGCCGGGCCAGCACGTCCTCGCCGGACAATCCCTGCACAACGATCTCCGAGTGGCCCATGAGGCAGCGCGTGGCGAAGCCCTCCAGGCAGCTCATGTCCACACCATAGTGCTGCTTCACCTGGCTCCAGAAGCCCAGGCGCCATTCCAGCATCTGGTCGCTGATGGGGGCTATGAAGAGCTCGGCGGAGGCCGGCAGGAGAAGACCGCCCTCCTTCAGCCACTTGGTTCGCGCGTGGAGGACGGAGCTCAGCATGGACTCGTGCAGGAGTCCGTAGCCCATCCATTCGCTCACGATGGCATCCACCTGTTCCGGCAACTCCACAGTCTCCACCGGTCCCGGCAGGACGTGCACCCGGTCCTCCAGCCCGTTGAACCTTACCACCTCCCGGGCCTGTTGCCAGATGGCGCTGGCCTCTACCGCGTACACGCGCCGGGCCCCGGCCTGGGCACAGAAGATACTCAGAATGCCGGTGCCCGCGCCCACGTCAAGTACCGTCTTGCCTCGCAGTGCTGCCCAGTTCCGCAGGATACCCAGGCGGTAGGCATCGGTGCGGACGCGGTCTGCGATCATCTCCTCGTGGACCGAAACGTCCGAGTAGCACTCATAGTACAGCTGGTCCCGCTCCCGCTTAGTCCTCCGGGGTCGCTCCAGGGCCGCCTCCCGCTCCGCGCCATCTTCCTCTTcagctccctcccctccttcGCCGCCGCCCCCCGACTCAAGCTTTCTTTTCTTGGGCTGCGACATCTTGGCCGCTCTGGCCGGCTCCCGGCGGGCGTAGCGCGGCACGGCGCG
Protein-coding sequences here:
- the LOC105489201 gene encoding protein arginine N-methyltransferase 6, with the translated sequence MSQPKKRKLESGGGGEGGEGAEEEDGAEREAALERPRRTKRERDQLYYECYSDVSVHEEMIADRVRTDAYRLGILRNWAALRGKTVLDVGAGTGILSIFCAQAGARRVYAVEASAIWQQAREVVRFNGLEDRVHVLPGPVETVELPEQVDAIVSEWMGYGLLHESMLSSVLHARTKWLKEGGLLLPASAELFIAPISDQMLEWRLGFWSQVKQHYGVDMSCLEGFATRCLMGHSEIVVQGLSGEDVLARPQRFAQLELSRAGLEQELEAGVGGRFRCSCYGSAPMHGFAIWFQVTFPGGESEKPLVLSTSPFHPATHWKQALLYLNEPVQVEQDTDVSGEITLLPSRDNPRRLRVLLRYKVGDQEEKTKDFAMED